A genomic region of Vitis vinifera cultivar Pinot Noir 40024 chromosome 7, ASM3070453v1 contains the following coding sequences:
- the LOC100253184 gene encoding mitogen-activated protein kinase kinase kinase 20-like, protein MAKRRRDEDDDNYEWMIRRCFPFNFARRIFFHGGGLDNSDGLTWIRSHKLGQGSFASVYSAKLRSKSPVVFIDDNGGSCIMPSELAVKSAETSKASSLRREMEILGVLNSSSYVVRCYGDEITRSGDGKLYYNILLEKCCGGSLGSRIRNSGGVGLPENEVRCYTRDIVRGLCYIHGHGYVHCDIKPDNILLVPTCCNGFRAKIGDFGLAKEAYYDPADEDDEGCSGVRGTFRYMSPELLTHNMQCWLSDIWALGCVVIEMITGKLVWGCEQFEGSDMRDLLRRIAYSPELPAFPSDISEQGRHFLESCLHRDIDERWSALMLLRHPFLSEEGQRSVSNLLME, encoded by the coding sequence ATGGCGAAAAGACGTAGGGATGAGGATGACGACAATTACGAATGGATGATCAGAAGATGCTTTCCATTCAATTTTGCGAGGAGGATCTTCTTTCATGGAGGAGGCCTGGACAATTCTGATGGTCTGACTTGGATTCGAAGCCACAAGCTGGGCCAAGGAAGCTTTGCGTCTGTGTACTCTGCAAAATTGAGATCAAAATCACCGGTTGTTTTCATTGATGATAATGGCGGCAGTTGCATCATGCCCTCTGAATTGGCGGTGAAATCAGCGGAAACCTCCAAAGCGTCATCCCTCCGCAGAGAAATGGAGATTCTTGGTGTTCTGAATTCCAGTTCGTATGTCGTGCGCTGTTATGGGGATGAAATCACAAGGTCGGGTGACGGAAAACTTTACTACAATATATTGCTGGAGAAGTGTTGTGGGGGTAGTTTGGGTAGTCGGATCAGGAATTCTGGTGGGGTTGGATTGCCGGAGAATGAGGTGAGGTGCTATACTCGGGATATAGTTCGAGGACTCTGTTATATTCACGGCCATGGTTATGTCCACTGCGACATAAAACCCGATAATATTCTACTAGTGCCGACTTGTTGCAATGGTTTCAGAGCAAAGATTGGTGATTTTGGGTTGGCCAAGGAAGCCTATTATGACCCTGCAGATGAGGATGATGAGGGATGCAGTGGGGTGAGAGGTACTTTCCGATACATGTCCCCTGAATTATTGACACATAACATGCAGTGTTGGCTTTCAGATATATGGGCCCTTGGGTGTGTGGTGATAGAAATGATAACTGGGAAGCTGGTCTGGGGTTGTGAACAATTTGAAGGGTCCGACATGAGAGATCTTCTGAGGCGGATAGCTTACAGCCCTGAACTCCCAGCATTTCCAAGTGACATTTCAGAGCAAGGGAGGCATTTCTTGGAAAGTTGTCTTCATAGGGACATTGACGAGAGGTGGTCAGCCCTTATGCTATTGCGGCACCCTTTTCTATCAGAGGAAGGCCAGAGATCTGTAAGCAACCTCTTAATGGAATAA
- the LOC104879855 gene encoding uncharacterized protein LOC104879855: MKPFWDCKEEEIACINLQRLLDHLMCPQTSHGSFHRVNLEGRNVGASMVMRRGASDESPDSESCSINIYINNNVQGVNNSALLGSQVKMGDPGVYLTFRGVKFNEDSRETNKRNGESNEKGLSAKLGFCGKFLLVFISFLLLLCFL, encoded by the coding sequence ATGAAACCCTTCTGGGACTGCAAAGAAGAGGAGATTGCTTGCATCAATCTCCAGAGATTGTTGGATCATCTCATGTGCCCACAAACCAGCCATGGCTCCTTCCATCGTGTCAACTTGGAGGGAAGGAATGTCGGGGCTTCGATGGTCATGCGTCGTGGAGCTTCAGATGAGTCCCCAGATAGTGAGAGTTGCAGTATTAACATCTACATAAACAACAACGTCCAAGGGGTCAACAACTCAGCTTTGCTTGGGAGTCAGGTGAAAATGGGAGACCCTGGTGTTTACTTGACTTTCAGAGGTGTGAAATTCAATGAGGATTCTCGGGAAACAAACAAGAGGAATGGAGAGAGCAATGAGAAGGGATTGAGTGCTAAACTAGGATTTTGTGGGAAATTTTTACttgtatttatttcttttctgcTGTTGCTGTGTTTCCTCTAG
- the LOC100242849 gene encoding NADH dehydrogenase [ubiquinone] 1 alpha subcomplex subunit 9, mitochondrial produces MQALSRRLGHQSFNQSPAISSLKSIYPLSDHYYGADHPRLGSTLAPKGVGHLVRKGTGGRSSVSGIVAVVFGATGFLGRYVVQQLAKMGSQVLVPFRGSEDSHRHLKLMGDLGQIVPMKYNPRDENSIKAVMAKANVVLNLIGREYETRNYSFEEVNHHMAEQLAMISKEHGGIMRFIQVSCLGASPSSPSRMLMAKAAAEEAVLRELPEATIMRPAVMIGTEDRILNRWAQFAKKYGFLPLYGDGSTKFQPVYVIDVAAAIMAALKDDGTSMGKVYELGGPEIFTMHELAAVMYDTIREWPRYVKVPFPIAKAMTLPREILLNKVPFPLPTPGLFNLDLINAFTSDTVVSENALTFDDLGIVPHKLKGYPIEFLLSYRKGGPQFGSTISERVDPEAFP; encoded by the exons ATGCAGGCCCTTTCAAGGCGATTAGGCCACCAATCCTTCAATCAGTCTCCCGCAATTTCCTCTCTCAAATCCATTTACCCCCTCTCTGATCACT ATTATGGTGCTGATCATCCACGTCTCGGATCTACTCTTGCCCCCAAGGGTGTGGGCCATCTGGTCCGGAAAGGGACGGGTGGGAGATCATCTGTGAG TGGCATTGTTGCTGTGGTTTTTGGAGCTACTGGGTTTCTTGGTCGCTATGTTGTCCAGCAGCTTG CTAAAATGGGATCCCAAGTGTTGGTTCCTTTCCGAGGTTCTGAGGATTCTCATCGTCATCTTAAATTGATGGGTGATTTAGGACAG ATAGTACCAATGAAATACAATCCAAGAGATGAAAATTCGATCAAGGCAGTAATGGCGAAAGCTAACGTTGTTCTCAATCTTATTG GAAGGGAATATGAGACAAGAAATTATAGCTTTGAGGAAGTGAACCATCATATGGCTGAGCAGCTTGCTATG ATTTCCAAAGAACATGGTGGTATCATGAGGTTTATTCAAGTTTCTTGCTTAGGGGCATCTCCATCATCTCCATCTAGGATGTTAATGGCTAAAGCTGCTGCAGAGGAAGCTGTTTTGAGAGAATTACCTGAG GCCACAATTATGAGACCGGCTGTAATGATTGGTACAGAGGATCGGATTCTGAACCGGTGGGCACAATTTGCAAAAAAATATGGCTTTTTGCCTCTCTATGGTGATGGATCTACGAA ATTCCAACCTGTATACGTTATTGACGTTGCTGCTGCAATTATGGCCGCCTTGAAAGATGATGGTACAAGCATGGGAAAAGTTTATGAACTTGGTGGGCCTGAGATCTTTACCATGCATGAGTTG GCAGCAGTAATGTATGACACGATCCGTGAATGGCCTCGTTATGTGAAAGTGCCTTTCCCAATTGCAAAG GCCATGACATTGCCTCGAGAAATATTACTAAACAAAGTTCCATTTCCATTACCTACTCCTGGTCTATTCAATCTGGATCTGATCAATGCTTTTACTTCAGATACGGTCGTTTCAGAAAATG CTTTAACTTTTGATGATCTTGGGATTGTACCTCATAAGCTGAAGGGTTACCCTATTGAGTTCCTTCTCTCATATCGCAAAGGTGGCCCACAGTTTGGTTCTACAATCAGTGAAAGAGTAGATCCCGAGGCTTTTCCATAA